In one window of Armatimonadota bacterium DNA:
- a CDS encoding trimethylamine methyltransferase family protein: KHIQMMTAVTARAARGVVEIARLAAGGASALRERPIVSTFQCSTSPLVYEGGALDAAVVFAEAGLPCGFVVMPIACATGPATWGGTLVQSNAEVLAGVVILETLVPGAATFYGSCATVMDLRSGAAACGGPEDLLLQMASAQLARHYDLPVSIGTFATGAKSPDWQAGLENGLSGLASAFAGADMLCGAGGLDSARGCSPEQVVLDAEIFALLRHFVGVPAEAGSDVLDVIGAAGPGGEFLSQRHTLATMRRLWIPRVFDRAEWSEWEAAGRAGPREAARERMREILAGDRPEYLEPGLGAEIQGILERYEREGTDGHG; this comes from the coding sequence AAGCACATCCAGATGATGACCGCGGTCACGGCGCGCGCCGCCCGCGGCGTCGTTGAGATCGCCCGTCTCGCCGCCGGCGGCGCATCGGCGCTGCGCGAGCGGCCGATCGTGTCGACCTTTCAGTGCAGTACCAGCCCGCTCGTCTACGAGGGCGGTGCGCTCGATGCCGCCGTGGTCTTCGCCGAAGCGGGTTTGCCGTGCGGCTTTGTCGTGATGCCGATAGCGTGTGCCACGGGGCCAGCTACGTGGGGTGGTACGCTGGTGCAGTCTAACGCGGAGGTTCTGGCGGGAGTCGTCATCCTCGAGACGTTGGTGCCCGGCGCGGCGACCTTCTACGGCTCGTGCGCTACCGTCATGGACCTGCGCAGCGGGGCGGCGGCGTGCGGAGGTCCGGAGGACTTGTTGCTCCAGATGGCGTCAGCGCAGCTGGCGCGTCACTACGATCTTCCCGTCAGCATCGGCACGTTCGCCACGGGCGCGAAGTCGCCCGACTGGCAGGCGGGTCTGGAGAACGGGCTATCGGGTCTGGCGAGCGCGTTCGCCGGGGCCGACATGCTGTGCGGCGCCGGCGGGCTGGACAGCGCTCGCGGTTGCTCTCCCGAGCAGGTGGTGCTCGATGCGGAGATCTTCGCTCTGCTTCGCCACTTCGTGGGCGTACCGGCCGAGGCGGGGAGTGACGTGCTCGATGTCATCGGCGCCGCCGGCCCCGGCGGCGAGTTCCTGAGCCAGCGTCACACCCTGGCCACGATGCGACGGCTTTGGATTCCGCGCGTGTTCGATCGCGCCGAGTGGTCGGAGTGGGAAGCCGCGGGTAGGGCAGGTCCACGGGAGGCGGCGCGCGAGCGAATGCGCGAGATCCTCGCGGGTGATCGACCCGAGTATCTGGAGCCGGGGCTGGGCGCAGAGATTCAGGGCATTCTCGAACGTTACGAGCGGGAAGGAACCGACGGGCATGGATGA
- a CDS encoding cobalamin-dependent protein (Presence of a B(12) (cobalamin)-binding domain implies dependence on cobalamin itself, in one of its several forms, or in some unusual lineages, dependence on a cobalamin-like analog.) produces the protein MDELLTPLRLAILTQDEEGALKATRGLLDAGFEPRVILESGLTEAMLEVGRRWKCGEAFLPEVIVAAKIFTRCNEIVEPVLVTSGVTVRRPQPLVLATVKGDLHDLGKNLVGAMAKTVGFSVNDLGKDVSVDEIVAAAGESSPCIVGLSALLTTTMPQQKAAVEAIGQAGLRPDVKVIVGGAPVTQEWADQIGADGYAPDAASAADLALSLLT, from the coding sequence ATGGATGAACTGCTGACGCCCCTGAGGCTGGCGATCCTGACGCAGGATGAGGAAGGCGCGCTGAAGGCGACGCGCGGCTTGTTGGATGCGGGGTTCGAGCCGCGCGTCATTCTCGAGTCGGGGCTCACAGAAGCGATGCTCGAGGTCGGGCGGCGTTGGAAGTGCGGCGAAGCGTTTCTGCCGGAGGTCATCGTCGCGGCGAAGATCTTCACGCGTTGCAACGAGATCGTCGAACCGGTTCTCGTGACCAGCGGCGTAACTGTTCGTCGCCCACAGCCGCTGGTGCTGGCCACCGTCAAAGGCGACCTGCACGATCTTGGCAAGAATTTGGTGGGCGCCATGGCCAAGACCGTGGGCTTCTCAGTTAATGATCTGGGCAAGGACGTGTCGGTCGACGAGATCGTCGCGGCTGCGGGCGAGTCGAGCCCCTGCATCGTTGGTCTCAGCGCGCTGCTGACGACGACCATGCCGCAGCAGAAGGCTGCGGTGGAAGCGATCGGGCAGGCGGGGCTGCGTCCCGACGTGAAGGTTATCGTCGGTGGCGCGCCGGTCACCCAGGAGTGGGCCGACCAGATCGGGGCCGATGGTTATGCGCCCGACGCGGCGAGCGCGGCTGATCTCGCGCTGTCGTTGTTGACCTGA
- a CDS encoding DUF1638 domain-containing protein translates to MTRSERAALALVACGALVAEVRHIVEARGWRADFYGIPATYHMRPSQIVSAVDEQLQRIRDHYNKVIVVYGDCGTAGALDDVLRRHGVQRPSGSHCYEICCGCGFGGLLERDPTSYFLTDYLVRAWDDVVVREMGLDREPSLKETVFGGFTSVAYLRQSSDPDLLARAQRIADELGLPLSVEDVGLRELEIQLARLIQEPARL, encoded by the coding sequence GTGACACGATCGGAACGTGCGGCTCTGGCATTGGTGGCTTGCGGAGCGCTAGTTGCCGAGGTGCGTCACATCGTCGAAGCGCGTGGTTGGCGTGCCGACTTCTATGGGATTCCTGCGACTTACCACATGCGACCGTCGCAGATCGTGTCCGCCGTCGACGAACAGCTGCAGCGCATTCGGGACCACTATAATAAGGTGATCGTCGTGTACGGCGACTGTGGCACTGCCGGCGCGCTCGATGATGTGCTGCGCCGGCACGGAGTGCAGCGACCGTCCGGCAGCCACTGCTACGAGATCTGCTGTGGATGCGGCTTCGGCGGTCTGCTGGAAAGGGATCCTACATCCTACTTCCTGACCGACTACCTGGTCCGCGCCTGGGATGATGTGGTCGTGCGCGAGATGGGGCTCGATCGCGAGCCGTCATTGAAAGAGACAGTCTTCGGCGGATTCACGTCCGTGGCGTATCTGCGCCAGTCCTCCGACCCGGATCTGCTGGCCCGGGCCCAGCGCATCGCTGATGAACTGGGCCTTCCCCTGAGTGTCGAGGACGTCGGCTTGAGAGAGCTCGAGATACAGCTGGCGCGTCTGATTCAGGAGCCGGCGCGGCTTTGA
- a CDS encoding META domain-containing protein, which produces MTLQELRLPATFNGMLTMLDDDVREVTLDLRADERFLWRETPVAKDGSTGASEYDRGRWYLAYGGRQLVLIGESEGPRKFEPEGPDRLRALEGGGIAGVGQYIARTEEAVPFADSYGMQGMFSYMADAALFTDCLMGKRFPVAMASDYLALEQAYLDVDREPGEAVLATIEGHLAQRPRMEGAGTEENIVVDHFVAISPGGSCEPRAALAEPENTYWKLVEVSGAAVEAPDEGREAHLILRPAEKRVSGNTGCNQINGGYTLEGERLKFGPLATTLRACPDEPDIESAFLGALETVTRYELYGERLELYSGSDLVARLEARYMK; this is translated from the coding sequence ATGACTCTGCAAGAGCTCCGGCTGCCGGCGACGTTCAACGGAATGTTGACCATGCTCGATGATGATGTAAGAGAGGTAACGCTCGATCTCCGTGCCGACGAGAGGTTTCTGTGGCGCGAGACGCCGGTCGCTAAAGATGGAAGCACCGGCGCGTCCGAATACGACCGCGGCCGCTGGTATCTCGCCTATGGCGGCCGGCAGCTGGTTCTCATCGGCGAGAGCGAGGGGCCGCGCAAGTTCGAGCCCGAGGGGCCGGACAGACTGCGAGCCCTGGAGGGCGGCGGTATTGCGGGCGTTGGGCAGTACATCGCTAGAACCGAGGAGGCCGTGCCCTTCGCGGATTCCTACGGCATGCAGGGTATGTTCTCGTACATGGCGGACGCCGCTTTGTTCACCGACTGTCTGATGGGCAAGCGCTTCCCCGTGGCGATGGCGAGCGACTATCTCGCGTTGGAGCAGGCCTACCTGGACGTGGATCGCGAGCCGGGAGAAGCGGTTTTGGCCACGATCGAAGGTCATCTGGCGCAGCGGCCGCGGATGGAGGGCGCCGGGACAGAGGAGAACATCGTGGTCGACCACTTCGTCGCCATCTCACCCGGCGGATCGTGCGAGCCGCGTGCGGCGCTGGCGGAGCCGGAGAACACGTACTGGAAGCTGGTCGAGGTCAGCGGCGCAGCGGTCGAGGCCCCGGACGAAGGGCGCGAGGCGCACCTGATTCTGCGGCCGGCGGAAAAGCGCGTCTCCGGCAATACCGGCTGTAACCAGATCAACGGTGGCTATACGCTGGAAGGCGAGCGGCTGAAGTTCGGTCCGCTGGCGACGACGCTGCGGGCCTGCCCGGACGAGCCGGATATCGAGAGCGCCTTTCTGGGTGCGCTGGAGACTGTGACCCGCTACGAGCTGTACGGCGAGCGATTGGAGTTGTATTCGGGCTCGGATCTGGTCGCGCGTCTAGAGGCGAGGTACATGAAGTAG
- a CDS encoding YbaY family lipoprotein gives MIKWLHAGGLAVAALFAAAYGCSESAATVSGTVTYRERIALTPNAVLEVALVDVSRADAPAEVIGRQVIESPGQVPIAFSIEYDPADIQANHTYAVEARIREGDDLRWVSTEAYLVITRDRPTQVDMVLRAVGE, from the coding sequence ATGATCAAGTGGTTACATGCTGGTGGGCTCGCCGTCGCCGCGCTATTCGCGGCCGCCTACGGTTGCTCGGAGTCGGCAGCGACGGTTTCGGGAACCGTCACATACCGGGAGCGCATCGCGCTGACGCCGAACGCGGTCCTCGAGGTGGCGCTGGTCGACGTTTCGCGGGCCGATGCACCGGCGGAGGTCATCGGCCGGCAGGTGATCGAGTCGCCCGGCCAGGTGCCGATAGCGTTCTCGATCGAGTATGACCCGGCGGACATTCAGGCTAACCACACCTACGCGGTTGAGGCGCGCATCCGTGAGGGGGATGACCTGCGTTGGGTCAGTACCGAGGCGTACTTAGTGATAACCCGCGACCGACCCACACAGGTCGACATGGTGCTGCGGGCTGTAGGTGAGTAG